In one Brassica oleracea var. oleracea cultivar TO1000 chromosome C9, BOL, whole genome shotgun sequence genomic region, the following are encoded:
- the LOC106318451 gene encoding ATP-dependent zinc metalloprotease FTSH 11, chloroplastic/mitochondrial-like isoform X2: MSSSTLQASLLLRPPLHSLRFNTQSLSSVYRLSSTQFRSIPCSLGHDNVASDSDFLPKEASWSGDIDRNVADSAVTEQGTSEDILVNRGVDEAVVSNAEDRNKKEKSKFPILVLLMGLWASLKRAMEKVMQREWWPFSRPQKRLEKLIAQADANPLDAALQGALLAELNKHIPEAVVQRFEQREHAVDSRGVAEYIRALVITNAIADYLPDELSGKPSTLPTLLQELKHRASGNMDDSFANPGISERQPLHVTLVNPKVSNKSRFAQELVSTILFTIAVGLVWLMGAAALQKYIGSLGGVETSGVGSTSSFSTKEDVKGCDDAKQELEEVVEYLKNPSKFTRLGGKLPKGILLTGSPGTGKTLLAKAIAGEAGVPFFYRAGSEFEEMFVGVGAKRVRSLFQAAKKKAPCIIFIDEIDAVGSTRKQWEGHTKKTLHQLLVEMDGFEQNEGIIVMAATNLADILDPALTRPGRFDRHIVVPSPDVRGRQEILELYLQGKPMSDDVDVKAIARGTPGFNGADLANLVNIAAIKAAVEGAERLSAEQLEFAKDRIVMGIERKTMFVSEDSKKLTAYHESGHAIVALNTGRAHPIHKATIMPRGSALGMVTQLPSNDETSVSKKQLLARLDVCMGGRVAEELIFGQDHITTGASSDLSQATELAQYMVSSCGMSEAIGPVHIKERPSSEMRSRIDAEL; this comes from the exons ATGTCTTCGTCCACTCTTCAAGCTTCTCTTCTCCTTCGTCCTCCTCTTCATTCTCTACGTTTCAATACTCAATCTCTGTCCAGTGTCTACCGTCTTTCTTCAACACAGTTTCGTTCCATTCCTTGCTCATTGGGCCACGACAATGTCGCTTCCGATTCGGATTTCCTTCCCAAGGAGGCCTCCTGGAGCGGAGATATCGACCGGAACGTTGCGGACTCAGCAGTGACTGAACAAGGGACGAGTGAAGACATCCTAGTCAATAGAGGAGTAGACGAAGCGGTGGTTAGTAATGCGGAAGACAGGAACAAGAAGGAGAAGAGCAAGTTTCCGATCCTGGTGTTGCTGATGGGCCTATGGGCATCTTTAAAGAGAGCCATGGAGAAGGTAATGCAACGGGAGTGGTGGCCTTTCTCTCGCCCACAGAAGCGTCTCGAGAAACTCATCGCCCAAGCTGATGCCAATCCATTGGACGCTGCTTTGCAGGGTGCTTTATTGGCTGAGCTCAACAAACACAT TCCTGAAGCTGTCGTTCAACGGTTCGAACAAAGGGAACACGCAGTGGACAGTAGAGGTGTTGCTGAATATATTCGAGCTCTTGTCATCACTAATGCTATTGCCGACTATCTTCCTGACGAGCTATCCGGCAAGCCATCTACTCTTCCCACACTG CTTCAAGAGCTGAAGCATCGTGCATCAGGCAATATGGACGATTCGTTTGCGAACCCTGGTATATCTGAGAGGCAACCGCTGCATGTTACTTTG GTTAATCCGAAAGTTTCAAACAAATCAAGATTTGCACAAGAGCTTGTCTCGACTATCTTGTTCACAATTGCTGTTGGATTAGTTTG GTTAATGGGTGCAGCTGCTCTGCAAAAATATATTGGAAGCCTGGGAGGAGTTGAAACTTCGGGTGTTGGTTCAACTTCTTCATTTTCCACAAAAGAG GATGTAAAGGGTTGTGATGATGCAAAACAAGAGCTTGAGGAGGTGGTAGAGTATCTTAAAAATCCATCAAAGTTCACCCGTCTTGGAGGAAAGTTGCCAAAG GGAATTCTTCTAACAGGGTCACCTGGTACTGGAAAGACATTGCTGGCTAAA GCAATTGCTGGAGAAGCTGGAGTACCCTTCTTCTATAGAGCTGGATCTGAATTTGAAGAGAT GTTTGTTGGGGTCGGAGCTAAGCGTGTGAGATCCTTGTTTCAGGCAGCTAAGAAAAAG GCGCCCTGTATCATTTTCATTGATGAAATCGACGCGGTTGGTTCCACGAGAAAACAATGGGAAGGGCATACAAAGAAGACATTGCATCAACTGCTTGTTGAAATGGATGGTTTTGAGCAGAATGAG GGAATAATAGTTATGGCAGCAACAAACTTGGCTGATATACTTGATCCAGCCCTGACAAGACCGGGTAGATTTGATAGGCAT ATTGTGGTCCCTAGTCCGGATGTGCGTGGACGCCAAGAGATTTTGGAACTCTACCTCCAAGGCAAACCTATGTCAGATGATGTGGATGTTAAAGCAATTGCTCGTGGAACTCCTGGATTCAATGGTGCTG ATCTTGCAAACCTTGTAAACATTGCTGCCATTAAGGCAGCTGTTGAAGGTGCTGAGAGACTTTCTGCTGAACAGTTGGAATTCGCCAAGGACCGAATAGTTATGGGCATAGAGAGGAAGACAATGTTCGTATCAGAGGACTCAAAAAAG CTCACTGCCTACCATGAGAGTGGTCATGCTATTGTCGCATTGAACACGGGGCGTGCACACCCGATCCACAAAGCAACTATAATGCCACGTGGATCTGCGTTGGGAATGGTTACGCAGTTACCTTCAAACGATGAAACATCAGTGAGCAAGAAACAATTATTAGCTCGTCTTGATGTATGTATGGGAGGAAGAGTCGCAGAGGAGCTCATCTTTGGCCAGGACCATATCACCACTGGAGCAAGTAGCGATCTCTCCCAGGCCACAGAACTTGCTCAGTATATG GTGTCGAGCTGTGGGATGAGTGAGGCAATAGGACCAGTTCATATAAAAGAAAGACCAAGTTCTGAAATGCGATCACGCATCGATGCAGA GTTGTGA
- the LOC106318451 gene encoding ATP-dependent zinc metalloprotease FTSH 11, chloroplastic/mitochondrial-like isoform X1, protein MSSSTLQASLLLRPPLHSLRFNTQSLSSVYRLSSTQFRSIPCSLGHDNVASDSDFLPKEASWSGDIDRNVADSAVTEQGTSEDILVNRGVDEAVVSNAEDRNKKEKSKFPILVLLMGLWASLKRAMEKVMQREWWPFSRPQKRLEKLIAQADANPLDAALQGALLAELNKHIPEAVVQRFEQREHAVDSRGVAEYIRALVITNAIADYLPDELSGKPSTLPTLLQELKHRASGNMDDSFANPGISERQPLHVTLVNPKVSNKSRFAQELVSTILFTIAVGLVWLMGAAALQKYIGSLGGVETSGVGSTSSFSTKEVNKEITPEKDVKGCDDAKQELEEVVEYLKNPSKFTRLGGKLPKGILLTGSPGTGKTLLAKAIAGEAGVPFFYRAGSEFEEMFVGVGAKRVRSLFQAAKKKAPCIIFIDEIDAVGSTRKQWEGHTKKTLHQLLVEMDGFEQNEGIIVMAATNLADILDPALTRPGRFDRHIVVPSPDVRGRQEILELYLQGKPMSDDVDVKAIARGTPGFNGADLANLVNIAAIKAAVEGAERLSAEQLEFAKDRIVMGIERKTMFVSEDSKKLTAYHESGHAIVALNTGRAHPIHKATIMPRGSALGMVTQLPSNDETSVSKKQLLARLDVCMGGRVAEELIFGQDHITTGASSDLSQATELAQYMVSSCGMSEAIGPVHIKERPSSEMRSRIDAEL, encoded by the exons ATGTCTTCGTCCACTCTTCAAGCTTCTCTTCTCCTTCGTCCTCCTCTTCATTCTCTACGTTTCAATACTCAATCTCTGTCCAGTGTCTACCGTCTTTCTTCAACACAGTTTCGTTCCATTCCTTGCTCATTGGGCCACGACAATGTCGCTTCCGATTCGGATTTCCTTCCCAAGGAGGCCTCCTGGAGCGGAGATATCGACCGGAACGTTGCGGACTCAGCAGTGACTGAACAAGGGACGAGTGAAGACATCCTAGTCAATAGAGGAGTAGACGAAGCGGTGGTTAGTAATGCGGAAGACAGGAACAAGAAGGAGAAGAGCAAGTTTCCGATCCTGGTGTTGCTGATGGGCCTATGGGCATCTTTAAAGAGAGCCATGGAGAAGGTAATGCAACGGGAGTGGTGGCCTTTCTCTCGCCCACAGAAGCGTCTCGAGAAACTCATCGCCCAAGCTGATGCCAATCCATTGGACGCTGCTTTGCAGGGTGCTTTATTGGCTGAGCTCAACAAACACAT TCCTGAAGCTGTCGTTCAACGGTTCGAACAAAGGGAACACGCAGTGGACAGTAGAGGTGTTGCTGAATATATTCGAGCTCTTGTCATCACTAATGCTATTGCCGACTATCTTCCTGACGAGCTATCCGGCAAGCCATCTACTCTTCCCACACTG CTTCAAGAGCTGAAGCATCGTGCATCAGGCAATATGGACGATTCGTTTGCGAACCCTGGTATATCTGAGAGGCAACCGCTGCATGTTACTTTG GTTAATCCGAAAGTTTCAAACAAATCAAGATTTGCACAAGAGCTTGTCTCGACTATCTTGTTCACAATTGCTGTTGGATTAGTTTG GTTAATGGGTGCAGCTGCTCTGCAAAAATATATTGGAAGCCTGGGAGGAGTTGAAACTTCGGGTGTTGGTTCAACTTCTTCATTTTCCACAAAAGAGGTTAACAAAGAAATAACGCCTGAAAAG GATGTAAAGGGTTGTGATGATGCAAAACAAGAGCTTGAGGAGGTGGTAGAGTATCTTAAAAATCCATCAAAGTTCACCCGTCTTGGAGGAAAGTTGCCAAAG GGAATTCTTCTAACAGGGTCACCTGGTACTGGAAAGACATTGCTGGCTAAA GCAATTGCTGGAGAAGCTGGAGTACCCTTCTTCTATAGAGCTGGATCTGAATTTGAAGAGAT GTTTGTTGGGGTCGGAGCTAAGCGTGTGAGATCCTTGTTTCAGGCAGCTAAGAAAAAG GCGCCCTGTATCATTTTCATTGATGAAATCGACGCGGTTGGTTCCACGAGAAAACAATGGGAAGGGCATACAAAGAAGACATTGCATCAACTGCTTGTTGAAATGGATGGTTTTGAGCAGAATGAG GGAATAATAGTTATGGCAGCAACAAACTTGGCTGATATACTTGATCCAGCCCTGACAAGACCGGGTAGATTTGATAGGCAT ATTGTGGTCCCTAGTCCGGATGTGCGTGGACGCCAAGAGATTTTGGAACTCTACCTCCAAGGCAAACCTATGTCAGATGATGTGGATGTTAAAGCAATTGCTCGTGGAACTCCTGGATTCAATGGTGCTG ATCTTGCAAACCTTGTAAACATTGCTGCCATTAAGGCAGCTGTTGAAGGTGCTGAGAGACTTTCTGCTGAACAGTTGGAATTCGCCAAGGACCGAATAGTTATGGGCATAGAGAGGAAGACAATGTTCGTATCAGAGGACTCAAAAAAG CTCACTGCCTACCATGAGAGTGGTCATGCTATTGTCGCATTGAACACGGGGCGTGCACACCCGATCCACAAAGCAACTATAATGCCACGTGGATCTGCGTTGGGAATGGTTACGCAGTTACCTTCAAACGATGAAACATCAGTGAGCAAGAAACAATTATTAGCTCGTCTTGATGTATGTATGGGAGGAAGAGTCGCAGAGGAGCTCATCTTTGGCCAGGACCATATCACCACTGGAGCAAGTAGCGATCTCTCCCAGGCCACAGAACTTGCTCAGTATATG GTGTCGAGCTGTGGGATGAGTGAGGCAATAGGACCAGTTCATATAAAAGAAAGACCAAGTTCTGAAATGCGATCACGCATCGATGCAGA GTTGTGA
- the LOC106318452 gene encoding polypyrimidine tract-binding protein homolog 2 isoform X1, with protein sequence MSSVSSQPQFRYTQPPSKVLHLRNLPWECTEDELIELGKPFGTVVNTKCNVGANRNQAFIEFEDLNQAIQMISYYASSSDPAQVRGKTVYLQYSNRHEIVNNKTAADVVGNVLLVTVEGDDARMVSIDVLHLVFSAFGFVHKITFFEKTAGYQALVQFSDADTATSAKTALDGRNIPSYLLPEEVGQCSLKITYSAHTDLTVKFQSHRSRDYTNPYLPVAPSAIDSTGQVIVGVDGKKMEPESNVLLASIENMQYAVTLDVLHTVFATFGAVQKIAMFDKNGGMQALIQYPDVQTAVMAKGALEGHCIYDGGFCKLHITYSRHTDLSIKVNNDRSRDYTLPNPPDVVMTRPSGP encoded by the exons ATGTCTTCCGTGTCAAGCCAGCCACAGTTTCGATACACGCAGCCACCTTCAAAGGTTCTTCATCTGAGAAACTTGCCTTGGGAATGCACTGAAGACGAGTTGATTGAACTCGGGAAGCCCTTTGGCACTGTTGTGAATACAAAGTGCAATGTTGGAGCCAATCGGAACCAAGCTTTCATTGAGTTT GAAGATTTAAACCAAGCTATACAGATGATCTCGTACTACGCTTCTTCATCGGACCCTGCTCAAGTTCGAGGTAAAACTGTCTACCTCCAGTACTCCAACAGGCACGAGATAGTGAACAACAAAACGGCGGCAGATGTTGTGGGGAATGTTCTTCTTGTGACAGTTGAAGGAGATGATGCTCGCATGGTCAGCATTGATGTCTTGCATCTG GTATTCTCAGCCTTTGGGTTTGTCCACAAGATTACTTTTTTCGAGAAGACAGCTGGATATCAG GCACTGGTTCAATTTTCTGACGCGGATACTGCAACCTCTGCAAAAACTGCCCTCGATGGAAGAAACATCCCTAG TTATCTACTCCCTGAGGAAGTGGGCCAGTGCTCTCTTAAGATCACATATTCAGCTCATACAGATTTGACTGTCAAATTTCAGAGCCATCGGAGCAG GGACTATACTAATCCTTACCTTCCTGTTGCTCCTTCAGCCATTGATAGTACTGGTCAG GTGATTGTGGGTGTAGACGGAAAGAAGATGGAGCCTGAAAGTAACGTTCTTCTTGCATCCATCGAGAACATGCAGTATGCAGTAACTTTGGATGTTTTACACACG GTTTTTGCAACATTCGGAGCTGTTCAAAAGATAGCAATGTTTGACAAGAACGGTGGGATGCAAGCATTGATTCAATACCCAG ATGTTCAAACGGCTGTGATGGCGAAGGGAGCGTTGGAAGGACATTGTATTTATGATGGTGGATTTTGTAAGCTGCACATCACTTACTCACGCCACACCGACCTCAGCATAAAG GTGAACAACGATCGAAGCAGAGACTACACGCTGCCTAACCCACCGGATGTTGTGATGACTCGACCATCTGGGCCTTAA
- the LOC106318452 gene encoding polypyrimidine tract-binding protein homolog 2 isoform X2, with amino-acid sequence MMLAWSALMSCICRAMSRQFLQWQDYALGERAHVFSAFGFVHKITFFEKTAGYQALVQFSDADTATSAKTALDGRNIPSYLLPEEVGQCSLKITYSAHTDLTVKFQSHRSRDYTNPYLPVAPSAIDSTGQVIVGVDGKKMEPESNVLLASIENMQYAVTLDVLHTVFATFGAVQKIAMFDKNGGMQALIQYPDVQTAVMAKGALEGHCIYDGGFCKLHITYSRHTDLSIKVNNDRSRDYTLPNPPDVVMTRPSGP; translated from the exons ATGATGCTCGCATGGTCAGCATTGATGTCTTGCATCTG CAGGGCCATGTCAAGGCAATTTCTTCAGTGGCAGGATTATGCATTAGGAGAAAGAGCACAT GTATTCTCAGCCTTTGGGTTTGTCCACAAGATTACTTTTTTCGAGAAGACAGCTGGATATCAG GCACTGGTTCAATTTTCTGACGCGGATACTGCAACCTCTGCAAAAACTGCCCTCGATGGAAGAAACATCCCTAG TTATCTACTCCCTGAGGAAGTGGGCCAGTGCTCTCTTAAGATCACATATTCAGCTCATACAGATTTGACTGTCAAATTTCAGAGCCATCGGAGCAG GGACTATACTAATCCTTACCTTCCTGTTGCTCCTTCAGCCATTGATAGTACTGGTCAG GTGATTGTGGGTGTAGACGGAAAGAAGATGGAGCCTGAAAGTAACGTTCTTCTTGCATCCATCGAGAACATGCAGTATGCAGTAACTTTGGATGTTTTACACACG GTTTTTGCAACATTCGGAGCTGTTCAAAAGATAGCAATGTTTGACAAGAACGGTGGGATGCAAGCATTGATTCAATACCCAG ATGTTCAAACGGCTGTGATGGCGAAGGGAGCGTTGGAAGGACATTGTATTTATGATGGTGGATTTTGTAAGCTGCACATCACTTACTCACGCCACACCGACCTCAGCATAAAG GTGAACAACGATCGAAGCAGAGACTACACGCTGCCTAACCCACCGGATGTTGTGATGACTCGACCATCTGGGCCTTAA
- the LOC106318452 gene encoding polypyrimidine tract-binding protein homolog 2 isoform X3: MMLAWSALMSCIWAMSRQFLQWQDYALGERAHVFSAFGFVHKITFFEKTAGYQALVQFSDADTATSAKTALDGRNIPSYLLPEEVGQCSLKITYSAHTDLTVKFQSHRSRDYTNPYLPVAPSAIDSTGQVIVGVDGKKMEPESNVLLASIENMQYAVTLDVLHTVFATFGAVQKIAMFDKNGGMQALIQYPDVQTAVMAKGALEGHCIYDGGFCKLHITYSRHTDLSIKVNNDRSRDYTLPNPPDVVMTRPSGP; encoded by the exons ATGATGCTCGCATGGTCAGCATTGATGTCTTGCATCTG GGCCATGTCAAGGCAATTTCTTCAGTGGCAGGATTATGCATTAGGAGAAAGAGCACAT GTATTCTCAGCCTTTGGGTTTGTCCACAAGATTACTTTTTTCGAGAAGACAGCTGGATATCAG GCACTGGTTCAATTTTCTGACGCGGATACTGCAACCTCTGCAAAAACTGCCCTCGATGGAAGAAACATCCCTAG TTATCTACTCCCTGAGGAAGTGGGCCAGTGCTCTCTTAAGATCACATATTCAGCTCATACAGATTTGACTGTCAAATTTCAGAGCCATCGGAGCAG GGACTATACTAATCCTTACCTTCCTGTTGCTCCTTCAGCCATTGATAGTACTGGTCAG GTGATTGTGGGTGTAGACGGAAAGAAGATGGAGCCTGAAAGTAACGTTCTTCTTGCATCCATCGAGAACATGCAGTATGCAGTAACTTTGGATGTTTTACACACG GTTTTTGCAACATTCGGAGCTGTTCAAAAGATAGCAATGTTTGACAAGAACGGTGGGATGCAAGCATTGATTCAATACCCAG ATGTTCAAACGGCTGTGATGGCGAAGGGAGCGTTGGAAGGACATTGTATTTATGATGGTGGATTTTGTAAGCTGCACATCACTTACTCACGCCACACCGACCTCAGCATAAAG GTGAACAACGATCGAAGCAGAGACTACACGCTGCCTAACCCACCGGATGTTGTGATGACTCGACCATCTGGGCCTTAA
- the LOC106318451 gene encoding ATP-dependent zinc metalloprotease FTSH 11, chloroplastic/mitochondrial-like isoform X3: protein MSSSTLQASLLLRPPLHSLRFNTQSLSSVYRLSSTQFRSIPCSLGHDNVASDSDFLPKEASWSGDIDRNVADSAVTEQGTSEDILVNRGVDEAVVSNAEDRNKKEKSKFPILVLLMGLWASLKRAMEKVMQREWWPFSRPQKRLEKLIAQADANPLDAALQGALLAELNKHIPEAVVQRFEQREHAVDSRGVAEYIRALVITNAIADYLPDELSGKPSTLPTLLQELKHRASGNMDDSFANPGISERQPLHVTLVNPKVSNKSRFAQELVSTILFTIAVGLVWLMGAAALQKYIGSLGGVETSGVGSTSSFSTKEVNKEITPEKNLKTFKDVKGCDDAKQELEEVVEYLKNPSKFTRLGGKLPKGILLTGSPGTGKTLLAKAIAGEAGVPFFYRAGSEFEEMFVGVGAKRVRSLFQAAKKKAPCIIFIDEIDAVGSTRKQWEGHTKKTLHQLLVEMDGFEQNEGIIVMAATNLADILDPALTRPGRFDRHIVVPSPDVRGRQEILELYLQGKPMSDDVDVKAIARGTPGFNGADLANLVNIAAIKAAVEGAERLSAEQLEFAKDRIVMGIERKTMFVSEDSKKLTAYHESGHAIVALNTGRAHPIHKATIMPRGSALGMVTQLPSNDETSVSKKQLLARLDVCMGGRVAEELIFGQDHITTGASSDLSQATELAQYMVSSCGMSEAIGPVHIKERPSSEMRSRIDAEVVKLLREAYERVKSLLKRHEKQLHTLANALLEYETLTAEDIKRILLPNQEGEKLQEQQEEGDLVLA from the exons ATGTCTTCGTCCACTCTTCAAGCTTCTCTTCTCCTTCGTCCTCCTCTTCATTCTCTACGTTTCAATACTCAATCTCTGTCCAGTGTCTACCGTCTTTCTTCAACACAGTTTCGTTCCATTCCTTGCTCATTGGGCCACGACAATGTCGCTTCCGATTCGGATTTCCTTCCCAAGGAGGCCTCCTGGAGCGGAGATATCGACCGGAACGTTGCGGACTCAGCAGTGACTGAACAAGGGACGAGTGAAGACATCCTAGTCAATAGAGGAGTAGACGAAGCGGTGGTTAGTAATGCGGAAGACAGGAACAAGAAGGAGAAGAGCAAGTTTCCGATCCTGGTGTTGCTGATGGGCCTATGGGCATCTTTAAAGAGAGCCATGGAGAAGGTAATGCAACGGGAGTGGTGGCCTTTCTCTCGCCCACAGAAGCGTCTCGAGAAACTCATCGCCCAAGCTGATGCCAATCCATTGGACGCTGCTTTGCAGGGTGCTTTATTGGCTGAGCTCAACAAACACAT TCCTGAAGCTGTCGTTCAACGGTTCGAACAAAGGGAACACGCAGTGGACAGTAGAGGTGTTGCTGAATATATTCGAGCTCTTGTCATCACTAATGCTATTGCCGACTATCTTCCTGACGAGCTATCCGGCAAGCCATCTACTCTTCCCACACTG CTTCAAGAGCTGAAGCATCGTGCATCAGGCAATATGGACGATTCGTTTGCGAACCCTGGTATATCTGAGAGGCAACCGCTGCATGTTACTTTG GTTAATCCGAAAGTTTCAAACAAATCAAGATTTGCACAAGAGCTTGTCTCGACTATCTTGTTCACAATTGCTGTTGGATTAGTTTG GTTAATGGGTGCAGCTGCTCTGCAAAAATATATTGGAAGCCTGGGAGGAGTTGAAACTTCGGGTGTTGGTTCAACTTCTTCATTTTCCACAAAAGAGGTTAACAAAGAAATAACGCCTGAAAAG AATCTCAAAACATTTAAGGATGTAAAGGGTTGTGATGATGCAAAACAAGAGCTTGAGGAGGTGGTAGAGTATCTTAAAAATCCATCAAAGTTCACCCGTCTTGGAGGAAAGTTGCCAAAG GGAATTCTTCTAACAGGGTCACCTGGTACTGGAAAGACATTGCTGGCTAAA GCAATTGCTGGAGAAGCTGGAGTACCCTTCTTCTATAGAGCTGGATCTGAATTTGAAGAGAT GTTTGTTGGGGTCGGAGCTAAGCGTGTGAGATCCTTGTTTCAGGCAGCTAAGAAAAAG GCGCCCTGTATCATTTTCATTGATGAAATCGACGCGGTTGGTTCCACGAGAAAACAATGGGAAGGGCATACAAAGAAGACATTGCATCAACTGCTTGTTGAAATGGATGGTTTTGAGCAGAATGAG GGAATAATAGTTATGGCAGCAACAAACTTGGCTGATATACTTGATCCAGCCCTGACAAGACCGGGTAGATTTGATAGGCAT ATTGTGGTCCCTAGTCCGGATGTGCGTGGACGCCAAGAGATTTTGGAACTCTACCTCCAAGGCAAACCTATGTCAGATGATGTGGATGTTAAAGCAATTGCTCGTGGAACTCCTGGATTCAATGGTGCTG ATCTTGCAAACCTTGTAAACATTGCTGCCATTAAGGCAGCTGTTGAAGGTGCTGAGAGACTTTCTGCTGAACAGTTGGAATTCGCCAAGGACCGAATAGTTATGGGCATAGAGAGGAAGACAATGTTCGTATCAGAGGACTCAAAAAAG CTCACTGCCTACCATGAGAGTGGTCATGCTATTGTCGCATTGAACACGGGGCGTGCACACCCGATCCACAAAGCAACTATAATGCCACGTGGATCTGCGTTGGGAATGGTTACGCAGTTACCTTCAAACGATGAAACATCAGTGAGCAAGAAACAATTATTAGCTCGTCTTGATGTATGTATGGGAGGAAGAGTCGCAGAGGAGCTCATCTTTGGCCAGGACCATATCACCACTGGAGCAAGTAGCGATCTCTCCCAGGCCACAGAACTTGCTCAGTATATG GTGTCGAGCTGTGGGATGAGTGAGGCAATAGGACCAGTTCATATAAAAGAAAGACCAAGTTCTGAAATGCGATCACGCATCGATGCAG AGGTTGTGAAACTTCTTCGAGAGGCATATGAGCGAGTGAAATCTTTATTGAAACGG CATGAGAAGCAGCTACACACGTTAGCAAACGCACTTCTGGAGTATGAAACGCTAACCGCAGAGGACATAAAGCGTATTCTCCTTCCAAACCAGGAAGGAGAGAAGTTACAGGAGCAACAAGAAGAAGGAGACTTGGTATTGGCCTAG